In the genome of Streptomyces sp. V2I9, one region contains:
- a CDS encoding peptidoglycan-binding domain-containing protein, which produces MTGHACPECGRRTAGEPGTEHRMPCRCGTDAGPARPTRDEQRAAHEDHRAARTAEIAAAEDFDPLRIRPYVTLTDAGTNSEESGAFGSAEAAAGAYGDGGGYGVAGAHGASGVTEPYGGAEGHGTPSPFAAYEAFGAYGPGSPEPGGGEPASPLDAPGAATTMPLHLTGGPDRGASAGPASVSGPDPVQPRRRRPFVALAAGAAVAAVVGTAAFAGGLFGGADDSADEALPEITTSAPDTGDEPAASVAPSPSGTAAPSRTPPASATPSASPSASASPTQSKKPTPAASASASVPPGASASPAPDGGPPARTPTAEPPPAAIAGATLRPGDQGPQVAELQNRLREIGPWLYSGPSDGNYTDRVAYSVAFYQSYMDVQGDPTGVYGPNTRRLLEGQTSGHGRGSH; this is translated from the coding sequence ATGACCGGACACGCATGCCCGGAGTGCGGAAGACGGACGGCCGGGGAGCCCGGCACGGAGCACCGGATGCCGTGCCGGTGCGGGACGGACGCGGGTCCGGCCCGGCCCACGCGGGACGAGCAGCGCGCGGCCCATGAGGACCACCGCGCGGCGCGCACGGCGGAGATCGCGGCGGCCGAGGACTTCGACCCGCTGCGCATCCGCCCGTACGTCACCCTGACGGACGCCGGCACGAACTCCGAGGAATCCGGGGCGTTCGGTTCCGCTGAAGCTGCCGCCGGGGCGTACGGGGACGGCGGGGGCTACGGAGTCGCCGGGGCTCACGGGGCCTCCGGGGTGACCGAGCCGTACGGGGGCGCCGAGGGCCACGGGACCCCCAGCCCCTTCGCGGCGTACGAGGCATTCGGGGCATACGGCCCCGGCTCGCCGGAGCCGGGCGGCGGTGAGCCGGCATCCCCCCTGGACGCGCCGGGAGCGGCGACGACCATGCCGCTGCACCTGACGGGCGGCCCGGACCGGGGTGCGAGCGCCGGCCCGGCCTCCGTCTCCGGCCCCGACCCCGTACAGCCGCGCCGCAGACGCCCCTTCGTCGCCCTCGCGGCGGGTGCGGCGGTGGCGGCGGTGGTCGGTACGGCGGCCTTCGCCGGCGGGCTGTTCGGCGGTGCCGACGACAGCGCGGACGAGGCGCTGCCGGAGATCACCACGAGCGCGCCGGACACCGGCGACGAGCCGGCCGCGTCGGTCGCCCCGTCCCCGTCCGGTACGGCCGCTCCGTCCCGGACGCCGCCCGCGTCGGCCACCCCCTCCGCCTCGCCCTCGGCCTCCGCCTCCCCGACACAGAGCAAGAAGCCCACGCCGGCCGCCTCGGCCTCCGCCTCCGTGCCACCGGGGGCGAGCGCGTCCCCCGCCCCGGACGGCGGCCCCCCGGCCCGGACCCCGACGGCCGAGCCGCCGCCCGCGGCGATCGCCGGCGCGACACTGCGCCCTGGCGACCAGGGACCGCAGGTCGCCGAGTTGCAGAACCGGCTCCGGGAGATCGGGCCATGGCTCTACTCGGGACCGTCCGACGGGAACTACACCGACCGCGTGGCGTACTCCGTGGCGTTCTACCAGTCGTACATGGATGTCCAGGGCGACCCGACGGGCGTCTACGGCCCGAACACCCGGCGCCTGCTGGAAGGGCAGACCAGCGGACACGGGCGCGGCAGCCACTGA
- a CDS encoding GNAT family N-acetyltransferase — MTWTVTPERFDSPAASALRRDYYDEVASRYWRRPATAEEIAEGLDGDGADLLIPPTGQFVVGRYGAEAAGCAGLVLTEAAEPGSAELTRVYVRQAFRGTGGGGALLAAVEEAARAYGVRLLRLDTRHDLVEARGLYAKHGYREVPSFHRRNPYAERWFAKEL, encoded by the coding sequence ATGACCTGGACCGTAACCCCTGAACGCTTCGACTCCCCCGCCGCGAGCGCCCTGCGCCGGGACTACTACGACGAGGTCGCGAGCCGCTACTGGCGGCGGCCCGCGACCGCCGAGGAGATCGCGGAGGGGCTCGACGGCGACGGGGCCGACCTGTTGATACCGCCGACCGGACAGTTCGTCGTCGGCCGGTACGGGGCCGAGGCGGCGGGCTGCGCCGGGCTGGTCCTGACGGAGGCCGCCGAGCCGGGTTCGGCGGAGCTGACGCGGGTGTACGTGCGCCAGGCGTTCCGGGGCACGGGCGGCGGCGGGGCGCTGCTGGCCGCGGTGGAGGAGGCGGCGCGGGCGTACGGCGTGCGGCTGTTGCGGCTGGACACCCGCCACGACCTGGTCGAGGCGCGCGGGCTGTACGCGAAGCACGGCTACCGGGAGGTTCCGTCGTTCCACCGCCGCAATCCGTACGCGGAACGCTGGTTCGCCAAGGAGCTGTGA
- a CDS encoding HNH endonuclease family protein codes for MSGIYARRLSVVSATAALAAVSALFTAPSAQAAMPTPVSAATARTYLGQLPVGAEGSSTGYSRDKFPHWITQSGACNTREVVLKRDGTNVQQDSSCAAVSGSWYSPYDGATWRAASDVDIDHMVPLAEAWRSGASSWTTAQRQAFANDLTRPQLIAVTDNVNQAKGDQDPAEWMPPSSSYKCTYVRAWVHVKKQYNLSVDSAEKSALQSALNGC; via the coding sequence ATGTCCGGAATCTACGCGCGTCGCCTCTCCGTCGTCTCCGCCACCGCCGCACTCGCCGCCGTCTCGGCCCTGTTCACCGCCCCGAGCGCCCAGGCCGCCATGCCCACCCCGGTCAGCGCGGCGACCGCCCGTACCTACCTCGGCCAGCTCCCCGTGGGCGCGGAGGGCTCGTCCACCGGCTACAGCCGTGACAAGTTCCCGCACTGGATCACCCAGTCGGGGGCGTGCAACACCCGCGAGGTCGTGCTCAAGCGCGACGGCACCAACGTCCAGCAGGACTCCTCCTGTGCTGCGGTCAGCGGCAGTTGGTACTCCCCCTACGACGGCGCGACCTGGAGGGCGGCGTCCGACGTGGACATCGACCACATGGTTCCGCTGGCCGAGGCCTGGCGCTCCGGCGCGAGCAGCTGGACCACCGCCCAGCGCCAGGCGTTCGCCAACGACCTGACCCGCCCTCAGCTCATCGCGGTCACGGACAACGTGAACCAGGCGAAGGGCGACCAGGACCCGGCCGAGTGGATGCCGCCGAGCTCCTCGTACAAGTGCACCTATGTCCGCGCCTGGGTCCACGTCAAGAAGCAGTACAACCTGAGCGTGGACTCCGCCGAGAAGAGCGCCCTGCAGTCGGCCCTGAACGGCTGCTGA
- a CDS encoding HAD-IA family hydrolase: MPATVLTAHALLLDMDGTLVNSDAVVERCWRRWAVDHGLDPEEALTVVHGRQGYATMAVLLPDRPMEENYADNRVMLARETADVEGVVPIGGAAAFMTAIAGLPHALVTSADSALASARMGAAALPMPAVRVTAEQVSASKPDPEGFLKGAAELGFGAAECVVFEDSEAGIAAGRAAGMRVVGVGPRAASLAPDAHVEDLTQVRVEAAEDGTIRLHIDER; encoded by the coding sequence ATGCCGGCCACCGTCCTCACCGCTCACGCCCTCCTGCTCGACATGGACGGCACCCTCGTGAACTCGGACGCGGTGGTGGAGCGCTGCTGGCGGCGCTGGGCGGTCGACCACGGGCTGGACCCGGAGGAGGCGCTCACCGTGGTGCACGGCCGCCAGGGGTACGCCACGATGGCCGTCCTGCTCCCGGACCGGCCGATGGAGGAGAACTACGCGGACAACCGGGTGATGCTCGCCCGGGAGACGGCCGACGTCGAGGGCGTCGTACCGATCGGCGGGGCGGCCGCGTTCATGACCGCGATCGCCGGCCTTCCGCACGCGCTGGTGACCTCCGCCGACTCCGCGCTCGCGTCGGCCCGGATGGGCGCCGCCGCCCTGCCGATGCCCGCCGTCCGCGTCACCGCCGAGCAGGTCTCCGCCAGCAAGCCGGACCCCGAGGGCTTCCTGAAGGGCGCGGCGGAACTGGGCTTCGGCGCGGCGGAGTGCGTCGTGTTCGAGGACTCCGAGGCTGGCATCGCGGCGGGCCGGGCGGCGGGCATGCGCGTCGTGGGCGTCGGCCCGCGCGCCGCGTCCCTCGCTCCGGACGCCCACGTGGAGGACCTGACGCAGGTACGCGTGGAGGCGGCCGAGGACGGCACGATCCGCCTGCACATCGACGAGCGGTAA
- a CDS encoding serpin family protein, which translates to MTDVSATGAISTAPTTGAIQHLAERWIRDGMAAAAGRAPDGEPPAGFVCSPAGLWLALTAVAAGARGATAAELRALLGTADREAAPVVTALAREVARTGALGVATRVWSRVPVHRAYRESLPDVRCDPMDPAAVDAWVRGATGGLIERLPFEITDDTLLALVNVLALQARWETPFEGGLTRDRPFTDASGAVGRVPTMVRNVPLADAWTVGGAYVVELRCAPEAGGAPGVRVRFVLGEPGAGADRVLPVGWAPRREGVALDTDRVAVRLPRLALRTRVPVTEQLDALGVRLALTDHADFTGLSPEPLRISDVIQEAVLKIAEEGVEAAAVTVVAMPRMGSAPRPERVEHIAFDRPFGIVVLAGADDVPLFTAWQADLPAGPTA; encoded by the coding sequence GTGACCGACGTGTCCGCGACCGGAGCGATATCCACGGCACCCACGACCGGAGCGATCCAGCACCTCGCCGAACGCTGGATACGGGACGGCATGGCCGCCGCGGCCGGCCGGGCCCCGGACGGAGAGCCGCCCGCCGGCTTCGTCTGCTCGCCCGCCGGACTGTGGCTCGCCCTGACCGCCGTGGCCGCCGGTGCGCGCGGAGCCACCGCGGCCGAACTGCGGGCCCTCCTCGGCACCGCGGACCGGGAGGCGGCGCCGGTCGTCACGGCGCTGGCCCGTGAGGTGGCCCGGACCGGGGCGCTGGGCGTGGCCACCCGCGTCTGGAGCCGGGTCCCCGTCCACCGCGCGTACCGGGAGTCCCTGCCGGACGTCCGCTGCGACCCGATGGACCCGGCGGCCGTCGACGCCTGGGTGCGCGGGGCGACCGGAGGTCTGATCGAGCGGCTGCCGTTCGAGATCACGGACGACACCCTCCTGGCGCTGGTCAACGTGCTCGCGCTCCAGGCCCGCTGGGAAACGCCGTTCGAAGGGGGGCTGACCCGGGACCGGCCGTTCACCGACGCGTCGGGCGCGGTCGGCCGGGTGCCGACCATGGTCAGGAACGTGCCGCTCGCCGATGCCTGGACGGTCGGCGGGGCGTACGTCGTCGAGCTGCGCTGCGCCCCGGAGGCGGGCGGCGCCCCCGGGGTCCGCGTCCGTTTCGTCCTGGGGGAACCGGGGGCGGGCGCGGACCGGGTACTGCCCGTGGGCTGGGCGCCCCGGAGGGAGGGCGTTGCGCTGGACACCGACCGGGTCGCCGTCCGGCTGCCGCGGCTCGCGCTGCGCACGCGGGTGCCGGTCACGGAACAACTGGACGCGCTCGGCGTCCGGCTGGCCCTGACCGACCACGCGGACTTCACCGGCCTCTCCCCCGAGCCCCTCCGCATCTCGGACGTGATCCAGGAAGCCGTACTGAAGATCGCCGAGGAGGGGGTGGAGGCCGCGGCCGTGACCGTGGTCGCCATGCCCCGCATGGGCTCCGCACCCCGCCCGGAGCGGGTGGAGCACATCGCCTTCGACCGGCCCTTCGGCATCGTCGTGCTGGCCGGAGCCGACGACGTACCCCTGTTCACGGCGTGGCAGGCGGACCTCCCGGCGGGGCCCACCGCCTGA
- a CDS encoding MFS transporter: MAQQLSPPPPAPGEGQSRRGVLVAIGALLLGMLLAALDQTIVSTALPTIVSELGGLDHLSWVVTAYLLAATAATPLWGKLGDQYGRKKLFQTAIVIFLIGSALCGVAQNMPQLIGFRALQGLGGGGLMVLSMAIVGDLVTPRERGRYQGLFGAVFGVTSVLGPLLGGIFTEHLSWRWVFYINLPIGVVALVVIAAFLDIPARREKHVIDYLGTFLIAAVATSLVLAASLGGTTWAWGSPQIIGLAVLAAVLLVAFIAVERRAVEPVLPLKLFRIRTFTLVAVISFVIGFAMFGAMTYLPTFLQVVHDITPTMSGVHMLPMVFGLLITSTGSGQIVSRTGRWKVFPVVGTALTAVGLLLLHRLDENSSTWLMSVYFFVFGAGLGLVMQVLVLAAQNAVSYQDLGVATSGATFFRSIGAAFGVAVFGTVFTNRLTGRLTDALAGQPLPPGVDAGRLAADPRAIGQLPAGLRPSVLSAYSTSITDVFLYAAPVVLVAFVLAWFLREDRLRGAVTAPDTSQTLASNPVERSSYDECARALSVLATREGRREIYEKITARAGYDLLPAAGWLLLRIRRHGMVEPSRLAETTPVPLHVVTDAARQIEERGLVRREGLQMVLTEAGGEAVVRLSQAREDSLAELLGDWWGPERPTDLTALVRELTAEVSGSSGERPHSPAPPRDHEAHLRHDERAEQAERERRD, translated from the coding sequence ATGGCCCAGCAGCTGAGCCCGCCGCCTCCGGCCCCCGGTGAGGGACAGTCCCGCCGGGGGGTCCTCGTGGCGATCGGAGCACTGCTCCTCGGCATGCTGCTCGCGGCACTCGATCAGACCATCGTCTCCACGGCGCTCCCGACGATCGTCAGCGAGCTGGGCGGGCTCGACCATCTGTCCTGGGTGGTGACCGCCTATCTGCTGGCCGCCACCGCGGCCACCCCGCTCTGGGGCAAGCTCGGCGACCAGTACGGCCGCAAGAAGCTCTTCCAGACCGCGATCGTGATCTTCCTGATCGGCTCGGCGCTCTGCGGCGTCGCCCAGAACATGCCCCAGCTCATCGGCTTCCGGGCCCTCCAAGGGCTCGGCGGCGGCGGGCTCATGGTGCTGTCGATGGCGATCGTCGGCGACCTCGTCACCCCGCGCGAACGCGGCAGGTACCAAGGACTCTTCGGCGCGGTCTTCGGCGTGACCAGCGTCCTGGGGCCGCTCCTCGGCGGCATCTTCACCGAGCACCTCAGCTGGCGCTGGGTCTTCTACATCAACCTGCCGATCGGCGTCGTCGCCCTCGTCGTCATCGCGGCCTTCCTGGACATCCCGGCCCGCCGCGAGAAGCACGTCATCGACTACCTCGGCACCTTCCTCATCGCGGCCGTCGCCACCAGCCTGGTCCTCGCCGCCTCCCTCGGCGGTACGACCTGGGCCTGGGGCTCCCCGCAGATCATCGGTCTCGCCGTCCTCGCCGCCGTCCTGCTCGTGGCCTTCATCGCCGTCGAACGGCGCGCGGTCGAACCCGTACTCCCGCTGAAGCTGTTCCGGATCAGGACCTTCACGCTCGTCGCCGTGATCAGCTTCGTCATCGGCTTCGCCATGTTCGGCGCCATGACCTACCTGCCGACCTTCCTCCAGGTGGTCCACGACATCACCCCGACGATGTCCGGCGTGCACATGCTGCCGATGGTGTTCGGCCTGCTGATCACGTCGACCGGTTCCGGCCAGATCGTCAGCCGGACCGGACGCTGGAAGGTCTTCCCGGTCGTCGGCACCGCCCTCACCGCCGTCGGTCTGCTGCTGCTCCACCGCCTCGACGAGAACAGCTCCACCTGGCTGATGAGCGTCTACTTCTTCGTCTTCGGCGCCGGCCTCGGCCTGGTCATGCAGGTGCTCGTGCTGGCCGCCCAGAACGCCGTCTCCTACCAGGACCTGGGGGTCGCCACCTCCGGCGCGACGTTCTTCCGGTCCATCGGCGCCGCGTTCGGTGTGGCCGTCTTCGGGACCGTCTTCACCAACCGGCTGACCGGCCGGCTGACGGACGCGCTCGCCGGGCAGCCGCTGCCGCCGGGCGTCGACGCGGGGCGGCTGGCCGCCGACCCACGGGCCATCGGGCAGCTCCCCGCCGGCCTGCGGCCGTCCGTGCTGAGCGCGTACTCCACCTCCATCACGGACGTCTTCCTGTACGCCGCCCCGGTCGTCCTGGTGGCCTTCGTCCTCGCCTGGTTCCTCCGCGAGGACAGGCTCCGGGGTGCCGTGACCGCCCCCGACACCAGCCAGACCCTCGCCTCCAACCCCGTCGAGCGCTCCTCGTACGACGAGTGCGCCCGCGCCCTGTCGGTGCTCGCCACGCGGGAGGGGCGCCGCGAGATCTACGAGAAGATCACCGCGCGAGCCGGGTACGACCTGCTGCCCGCCGCCGGCTGGCTGCTGCTGCGGATCAGACGGCACGGCATGGTCGAACCCTCCCGCCTCGCGGAGACCACTCCCGTACCGCTCCACGTGGTCACCGACGCGGCCCGGCAGATCGAGGAACGCGGACTGGTCCGCCGGGAGGGCCTCCAGATGGTCCTCACCGAAGCGGGCGGCGAGGCCGTCGTCCGGCTCTCGCAGGCCCGCGAGGACTCCCTCGCCGAACTCCTGGGCGACTGGTGGGGCCCCGAGCGGCCCACCGACCTGACGGCCCTCGTCAGAGAGCTGACCGCCGAGGTCAGCGGGTCGAGCGGGGAACGCCCGCACTCCCCGGCTCCTCCCCGCGACCACGAGGCCCATCTGCGCCACGACGAACGCGCGGAGCAGGCAGAACGCGAACGACGCGACTGA